One Vibrio pomeroyi genomic region harbors:
- a CDS encoding Lrp/AsnC family transcriptional regulator, with protein sequence MMSNISLQGLDKLDRKILSNLLSNGRESIANLSRNIGLSRTAVAERINRLEKTGIIKGYTAQIRVENDGRKAASYLLISCEKGKKNDVSNALKELPEVRLTSIVGGTYDIISLIEAPDLQSIHHLCNEIESFNGIRSLNTTVVLHQPISR encoded by the coding sequence ATGATGTCCAACATTAGTTTACAAGGCTTAGACAAACTAGATCGTAAGATTCTTTCTAATCTACTCTCCAATGGACGAGAATCGATTGCTAATCTATCTCGCAATATTGGTTTGTCGCGTACGGCAGTTGCCGAGCGCATCAACAGACTCGAAAAAACCGGTATTATCAAAGGATATACGGCACAAATTAGAGTGGAAAATGACGGAAGGAAGGCAGCGAGTTACCTGCTAATTTCTTGTGAAAAAGGTAAAAAAAATGATGTGAGTAACGCATTGAAAGAGTTACCTGAAGTTAGGTTGACCAGCATCGTTGGCGGTACATATGACATTATATCTTTGATTGAAGCACCCGACTTACAATCAATACACCATTTATGTAATGAGATAGAGTCTTTTAATGGCATCCGTTCTCTCAATACAACCGTAGTATTACACCAGCCAATTAGTCGATAA
- the tssM gene encoding type VI secretion system membrane subunit TssM translates to MLKHKLMRNPVVISTAIFLFLAATIAAIYILWLDITDKFYLWIALGAITIFYSLFQVTLWLKKKNNTKALKLETEEEALAMVIRPLLSRSNKKPIYLMIGNKYAGRTQFLLNSSAIKPMDQTRTAKNDFFEWYESDSAVYIKPDQRLLFQEVSSNDSALWNTFVDEVIKHKPRKPFSGCLFFIDFEFLIVSESEQIDYTLTALNHRLESVSDKTSSAIPLYLMMSKLDKLEGFKEYIHFSSLKTSVEFLSIPLKEAKGVFVEYYHDSFRNLVKVMESNALDSSSHSNDVNEKQAILAFPKQFELCQSEIGSVIERLSELNTGSYSLDIREVFFISNIQGGRKYNLLAKSCSNYFNLPIIASEHTQLTETPYFTRFLMDSQILPESDFAGENKTYLRLIQRQSRLAVAASVILIASGAVLFSTTLDSNLRVISQLMGIDDHQSISLKDQSFESSLTSAIETIQPSYQAWLSGSDALENEFLNLNVSRLDESTKIAYNALITQIRTHLMPVIEQGYRIQLTHNQDNVNNALPLLKGYLMLNDSSKREIKFLRQQTMSTLEKLSDQPDTVATVMKYLDAYFRTNFEPVSINMNMVRATRRSLLSSSNVDLVYASLLQQAGDIDLGTLNLQRAVGFDFNNVFNDNLDPKRLEIDKVYTSTGFSTFYRPRVDLMSQQVITDNWVLGLSNHVIPTDKEQESFKKQVRKKYTDDYISYWRNALSELKVKRYNNIGEITNAIDLISGPSSPMTTVLKQVYTNTQFSPIGEQSALMAKINPKLAGAVDATPELVEEMVQPDYLLMKRVEQAFHILNQLQINETPNSPTPWDETITALSRVRTYMKDIADAPDPQMAALSAAQHRMGSTEADPLIRLKQIAQKSPEPVRSWLLDVVNQSWSVMISESSKGIQTLWYSEIYTKFKELGLGRYPFDLTATEEISIEDFELLFASGGLLDTFIEKNFAPFYDTNLWTPKQVEGETMPLSPELLVQLRNYNVIRDTLINKSTNRLYLPFSAKVLDLDSSAIRASLKIADSNINYYHGPSRIRELEWPPQNGDFNISITIQDVTDEGKQHVLNKNGQWAIYRLFGDSRLTNTHNGSFVSDIKVSGRDLSLRITPLTQKNPFTLAELYNFTLPEAI, encoded by the coding sequence ATGTTAAAACACAAACTAATGAGGAACCCTGTTGTTATATCAACGGCCATTTTCCTCTTTCTTGCAGCTACGATCGCTGCAATCTATATCCTTTGGCTAGATATAACAGACAAGTTTTACCTATGGATTGCTTTAGGTGCTATAACAATTTTCTATTCGTTGTTTCAAGTAACGTTGTGGCTAAAAAAGAAAAACAACACTAAAGCCCTGAAGCTGGAAACAGAAGAAGAAGCATTAGCCATGGTCATCCGTCCGCTTCTTTCTCGTTCCAATAAAAAGCCAATCTATTTAATGATTGGCAATAAATACGCGGGTCGAACTCAGTTTCTACTTAACTCCAGTGCGATCAAGCCAATGGATCAAACTCGTACTGCAAAGAATGATTTTTTCGAATGGTATGAGTCAGACTCCGCCGTGTATATCAAACCGGATCAACGCCTATTGTTTCAAGAAGTATCAAGTAACGATAGCGCTCTGTGGAACACATTTGTAGATGAGGTCATTAAACACAAGCCTAGAAAGCCATTTTCAGGTTGCCTTTTCTTTATCGATTTTGAATTTTTAATCGTTTCTGAATCAGAGCAAATTGACTATACATTAACTGCTCTGAATCATCGATTAGAGTCAGTAAGTGACAAAACATCATCGGCAATTCCTCTTTATCTAATGATGTCTAAACTCGATAAACTAGAAGGCTTTAAGGAATACATACACTTTAGTTCTTTAAAAACATCGGTTGAGTTTTTGTCCATTCCACTGAAGGAAGCTAAAGGTGTATTTGTTGAGTACTACCACGATAGTTTTCGAAATTTGGTCAAAGTGATGGAAAGTAATGCACTAGATTCTTCTTCCCATTCCAACGACGTAAATGAGAAGCAAGCTATATTAGCATTCCCTAAACAGTTTGAATTATGTCAATCAGAAATCGGCTCTGTGATAGAGCGACTTTCAGAACTTAATACCGGCTCCTACTCACTTGATATTCGCGAAGTGTTTTTTATATCAAATATTCAAGGTGGTAGAAAATACAATCTGTTAGCGAAGAGCTGTAGTAACTACTTTAATTTACCTATTATAGCTTCGGAACATACTCAGCTAACTGAAACACCCTATTTCACACGTTTCTTAATGGATTCTCAGATCCTCCCAGAATCTGACTTTGCGGGCGAAAACAAAACTTATCTTAGGTTGATCCAAAGACAAAGCCGCTTGGCGGTCGCGGCCTCTGTCATTTTAATTGCGAGTGGTGCCGTCCTATTTTCAACGACTTTAGATAGTAATCTAAGAGTGATCAGTCAACTTATGGGAATTGATGACCACCAATCTATAAGCCTAAAAGATCAATCTTTTGAAAGCTCACTGACAAGTGCAATAGAAACTATCCAGCCTTCCTATCAGGCATGGTTAAGTGGATCAGACGCACTAGAAAATGAGTTTTTGAACCTTAATGTTAGCCGTTTAGATGAAAGCACTAAGATCGCGTATAACGCCTTGATTACTCAGATTAGAACACACCTAATGCCGGTAATTGAGCAAGGATATCGTATACAGCTAACCCATAACCAAGACAATGTTAACAATGCACTACCCTTGCTTAAAGGTTATTTAATGTTGAATGACTCGAGTAAGCGAGAGATTAAATTTCTGCGTCAGCAAACGATGTCAACGCTAGAAAAGCTTAGTGATCAACCCGATACGGTTGCTACTGTTATGAAGTATTTGGATGCGTACTTCCGCACGAATTTTGAGCCCGTTTCGATAAACATGAACATGGTACGTGCAACGAGACGATCGCTACTTTCTAGTTCAAACGTAGATCTCGTTTACGCGAGTTTGTTACAACAAGCTGGAGATATCGATTTAGGCACTTTGAACCTACAACGAGCTGTAGGTTTTGACTTCAACAATGTATTCAATGATAACTTGGATCCTAAGCGGTTAGAAATTGACAAAGTTTATACTTCAACAGGTTTCAGTACTTTCTATCGCCCTCGCGTCGACTTAATGTCTCAACAAGTTATCACCGACAATTGGGTATTGGGATTATCAAACCACGTGATTCCTACTGACAAAGAACAGGAAAGCTTCAAAAAACAAGTAAGGAAGAAATACACGGATGACTACATTAGCTATTGGCGTAATGCTTTAAGCGAACTCAAAGTAAAGCGTTACAACAATATTGGCGAAATAACTAACGCTATTGATCTGATTTCTGGGCCATCTTCGCCAATGACAACTGTTTTAAAGCAAGTGTATACAAATACACAATTCTCACCTATCGGTGAACAGAGCGCGTTGATGGCAAAGATTAACCCAAAACTCGCAGGGGCCGTGGATGCAACTCCTGAGCTCGTCGAGGAAATGGTACAACCCGATTACTTATTGATGAAAAGAGTGGAACAGGCATTTCATATCCTGAACCAACTGCAGATAAACGAGACTCCAAACTCTCCTACCCCATGGGACGAGACTATAACGGCATTGAGCCGAGTTCGAACTTATATGAAGGATATCGCTGACGCGCCAGATCCTCAAATGGCAGCGTTATCCGCTGCACAACATCGAATGGGAAGTACCGAGGCTGACCCACTCATTCGTTTGAAACAAATTGCTCAAAAATCTCCAGAACCAGTAAGAAGTTGGCTTTTAGACGTAGTTAACCAGAGCTGGTCTGTAATGATCTCTGAATCATCAAAAGGAATTCAAACGCTTTGGTATAGTGAGATATATACAAAGTTCAAAGAGTTAGGTCTAGGAAGATACCCATTTGATTTAACTGCAACTGAAGAAATATCAATAGAAGATTTCGAGCTCTTGTTCGCATCTGGAGGCTTGTTAGATACATTTATCGAGAAAAACTTTGCTCCTTTTTACGACACCAATCTTTGGACGCCAAAACAGGTAGAAGGCGAAACAATGCCACTTTCACCAGAGCTACTTGTTCAACTTAGAAATTACAATGTAATTAGAGATACGCTGATCAATAAAAGTACGAACCGACTATACCTTCCGTTTAGCGCAAAAGTACTTGACCTAGATTCTAGTGCTATTAGAGCGAGCTTGAAGATAGCGGATTCTAATATCAATTATTACCATGGTCCGAGCAGAATTCGTGAACTTGAATGGCCTCCTCAAAATGGAGACTTCAACATTAGCATTACAATACAAGACGTAACAGACGAGGGTAAACAACACGTATTGAATAAAAATGGTCAATGGGCCATATATCGGTTATTTGGAGACTCTAGGTTAACAAATACCCATAACGGTAGCTTCGTGAGTGATATCAAAGTATCAGGCAGAGACCTGAGCTTAAGAATTACTCCTTTAACCCAGAAAAACCCGTTTACATTAGCGGAGCTATACAACTTCACTTTACCTGAAGCGATATAG
- a CDS encoding type VI secretion system ImpA family N-terminal domain-containing protein produces the protein MFSSDFTRRPIDEEKPSGTNPNALDDFTEIKRQINNLNKVTGRVSWKKVQSLSKTILSKNSKDFRCSCYFTVAATHNDGLKGLAEGLSSILDLCVVYWFSAYPEVTKSNARIGAIDWMVEHTEKRIKSIKTNPDDVLLIETCHRLCMRIEEELRLHYGIKAPSLGGVRRILKQWVDEHKETEAKLREAENQRKHRAPEENKQPTPVAQPSTIKIDVSNKQSATTSKVDDKTPSNYLVVYLLAGFLALALSSHFFYKQYQLKDLTKKIITSDISQLNEIAHSLRYEYAPISQDVRPNVVNQLDTLMKGWVADPIKVYQIDILDRLTLDLTKLYPDSSSILRLRQEFTNEQEKLNTDYAQIHRRFSNARTVFANVIRGSESQKTARAYEYSNSLFPLIGRIEYAEKEQQQQELQKSLRILNVYLHKIKTLESDLSANKP, from the coding sequence ATGTTCTCCTCAGATTTCACAAGACGGCCTATTGACGAAGAAAAGCCTAGCGGAACTAACCCAAACGCATTAGATGATTTTACAGAGATAAAACGTCAAATTAATAACCTTAATAAGGTGACAGGGAGAGTATCTTGGAAAAAGGTTCAGTCTCTTTCAAAAACGATACTTTCGAAAAACAGCAAAGATTTCCGTTGTAGTTGCTACTTTACTGTCGCAGCAACACATAATGATGGCTTAAAAGGTTTAGCTGAAGGACTCAGTTCTATTCTGGACTTATGTGTCGTTTATTGGTTTAGCGCATACCCAGAAGTTACAAAATCAAACGCAAGGATTGGGGCGATAGACTGGATGGTTGAACACACAGAAAAACGAATAAAGTCGATTAAAACAAACCCCGACGACGTACTGCTGATCGAAACTTGCCATCGCTTATGTATGAGAATAGAAGAAGAACTAAGACTACATTACGGGATAAAAGCACCTTCATTAGGTGGGGTACGTCGAATCTTAAAGCAATGGGTTGATGAACATAAAGAGACCGAGGCAAAGCTGCGCGAAGCAGAGAATCAACGAAAGCACCGAGCTCCAGAAGAAAATAAACAACCAACACCAGTGGCTCAACCATCAACCATTAAAATTGATGTGTCAAATAAGCAATCTGCAACAACATCGAAAGTCGACGATAAAACGCCCTCTAATTATTTAGTCGTCTACCTGTTAGCCGGATTTCTTGCTTTGGCGTTGTCCTCTCACTTCTTTTATAAGCAGTACCAATTAAAAGATCTGACTAAAAAGATCATCACGTCTGATATCTCACAACTTAATGAAATAGCACATTCATTAAGATATGAATATGCTCCGATTTCTCAAGATGTTAGACCTAATGTAGTAAACCAATTAGACACACTAATGAAAGGTTGGGTTGCCGATCCAATCAAAGTGTATCAGATCGATATTTTAGACCGATTGACGCTTGATTTGACCAAGCTGTATCCGGACTCGTCTTCTATTCTCCGATTACGCCAAGAGTTCACCAATGAACAAGAAAAACTAAACACAGATTACGCCCAAATTCACCGACGTTTTTCTAACGCCAGGACTGTATTTGCGAATGTAATTAGAGGAAGTGAAAGTCAAAAGACAGCACGAGCTTATGAGTACAGTAACTCTCTTTTTCCATTGATTGGCCGCATTGAATATGCAGAAAAAGAACAACAACAACAAGAACTACAGAAATCTCTTCGGATACTGAACGTCTATTTACACAAAATAAAAACCTTAGAATCAGATCTGTCAGCAAATAAACCGTAA
- a CDS encoding FHA domain-containing protein yields the protein MRINQLVLVISKCPEEYVGAKSIEMPEEGGSLGREAGCTVTLTDHNRFISGTHCLLSIYGETYYISDVSTNGTLVNGNKILKNQPVSLCDGDRVSLGQYEVSISLELITTSYDIASEIAPERDSTDPLMNLEESVVEEEVEPGTLEDLFMETKPDGVDSHDPVEHLKFSMQRDDDYLVRDEGSDEGVVNASIESQRQVVDDSLSIHSEFDLPNLIPEDWMGLDEEMPAAVNHHSLAIEEESPSIVKPTRNVGLGRDEGFQGKSEERVERSIAAKHDISAPESQPVNASSNANIQNHKWEEVTQEFVPHIEPQESPMENEGKTQNSIALSKASSENVTHAFFEGLGADIETDSNHDALFFKQMGACLRLCIDNLYKNLQGVEELTDENSFTQNDLSLTTLMLTLNSQNLLAPNELIEQILDELDEHEAIYSKVVNDLVFDQLKVNDPKKFEVGLSQETRFLSKSKLWQKYAEHYEQNTRALNESTFKALVKDRYNKVAKADHA from the coding sequence ATGCGTATAAATCAATTGGTTTTGGTGATCTCGAAGTGCCCTGAAGAATATGTTGGAGCTAAAAGTATCGAGATGCCTGAAGAAGGTGGGTCTTTAGGGCGAGAAGCAGGTTGTACAGTGACCTTAACGGATCACAACCGATTCATATCTGGTACGCACTGTCTATTGAGTATATATGGAGAGACTTATTACATTAGTGATGTGAGTACAAATGGCACATTGGTTAATGGTAATAAGATCCTAAAGAATCAACCAGTTTCGTTGTGCGATGGTGACAGAGTTTCTCTCGGTCAATATGAAGTGAGTATTTCGCTAGAACTAATAACAACATCGTACGATATTGCGTCTGAAATCGCACCAGAAAGAGACTCAACAGACCCTTTAATGAACTTAGAAGAGTCAGTTGTTGAAGAGGAAGTAGAGCCTGGAACACTTGAAGACCTTTTCATGGAAACAAAACCTGATGGCGTAGATAGTCACGATCCTGTCGAACACTTAAAGTTTTCAATGCAAAGGGACGACGATTACCTAGTAAGGGACGAGGGCAGTGATGAAGGCGTTGTCAACGCATCAATAGAATCTCAGAGGCAAGTAGTTGATGATAGCTTGAGTATTCATTCTGAGTTTGACCTTCCTAATTTAATTCCTGAAGATTGGATGGGATTAGATGAAGAAATGCCGGCCGCTGTCAACCATCATAGTCTCGCTATTGAAGAAGAAAGCCCAAGTATTGTAAAACCTACTCGTAATGTAGGCTTAGGTCGTGATGAAGGTTTTCAAGGAAAATCTGAAGAACGAGTTGAGCGCTCTATTGCTGCTAAGCATGATATTTCAGCTCCTGAGTCGCAGCCCGTGAATGCTTCTAGTAATGCCAATATACAAAACCATAAATGGGAAGAGGTGACCCAAGAGTTTGTCCCACATATTGAGCCTCAAGAGTCACCGATGGAAAACGAAGGTAAAACTCAGAACAGTATTGCGTTGAGTAAGGCTTCATCTGAAAACGTAACACATGCGTTTTTCGAAGGGCTAGGGGCAGATATAGAAACAGATTCTAATCATGATGCGTTATTTTTCAAACAAATGGGCGCTTGTTTGCGATTGTGTATCGATAATCTGTACAAAAACTTGCAGGGCGTTGAAGAGCTTACGGATGAAAATTCGTTTACTCAAAATGATCTCAGTTTGACTACGTTAATGCTAACTCTAAACAGTCAAAACTTGTTAGCTCCTAACGAACTCATTGAGCAGATATTGGATGAACTTGATGAACATGAAGCGATATATTCCAAAGTTGTCAATGATCTTGTGTTCGACCAATTAAAAGTAAACGACCCGAAAAAATTCGAAGTTGGTCTAAGCCAAGAAACTCGTTTTTTAAGCAAGTCGAAGTTATGGCAAAAGTACGCTGAACATTATGAACAGAATACTCGAGCACTCAATGAATCTACGTTCAAAGCGTTGGTCAAGGATCGTTACAATAAGGTTGCAAAAGCCGATCATGCGTAA
- the tssJ gene encoding type VI secretion system lipoprotein TssJ, with protein sequence MRKLIIVITLFVLSGCSMWEQFKESSGITPDTSSIELVIEASEHLNVRDQGQSSPVILRVHELTSPVMFRSLDFFALFENDKASLGDEYIKRYEYQLQPGDKLHEILELDPTTRALGFSVAFRDINGSSWRKVEVIEEKSEYFLRLKLEGSELSSNNTRGIEQTYF encoded by the coding sequence ATGCGTAAACTAATTATCGTTATCACGTTGTTTGTTTTGTCAGGTTGTTCTATGTGGGAGCAGTTCAAAGAGTCCTCAGGGATTACTCCAGACACTTCTTCTATTGAACTTGTTATCGAAGCTTCAGAACACCTCAATGTCCGTGACCAAGGTCAATCGTCCCCAGTTATTCTGAGAGTTCACGAACTAACGTCTCCAGTTATGTTCCGTAGTTTGGACTTCTTCGCTTTGTTCGAAAATGATAAGGCCTCCTTGGGGGATGAATACATTAAACGGTACGAATATCAGCTGCAACCAGGAGACAAGTTGCACGAGATTCTAGAGTTAGACCCAACAACTAGAGCATTGGGTTTTTCTGTCGCATTCCGCGATATCAATGGCTCATCTTGGCGGAAGGTCGAAGTGATCGAAGAAAAAAGTGAGTACTTCCTCAGACTAAAACTTGAGGGTAGCGAATTATCTTCGAACAATACTCGTGGTATTGAACAGACGTATTTTTAA
- the tssK gene encoding type VI secretion system baseplate subunit TssK — protein sequence MSLYNPVVWQDGMFMKPQHFQQLDRSQSKLSNMLSSNSSPLHWGVKKIEINTELLALGKIGITRAEGILQDRTPFDLPLLAELPEVRDVDPSIADKVVYLCCPLPSERSELFGGNGDGARYNMETQEAVDACYESEDMASIVVGKLNFFLMYDHEDKSAYTSIPILKISEVKPDGSIILDEKYIPTCIDIHASTVLSKFATEFASMLKHRAESIVQRLGVVDQQGVSSVADFMLLQALNRYEPLFWHFASVEGVHPESFYRILLQAEGELSTLCSASRRPQEFTKYNHSQLTDCLSRTLDSAKMTLSVMSEQRAIPLTLREQSYGIRTAAIPDSKIVESTTFILAVKADVPLDILHTQFVSQTKIGSIDNIRDLINLQLPGIEMKPMPVVPRALPYHAGYTYFELDKASDEWNALNNTAAIAVHIAGDFANLSLQLWAVRL from the coding sequence ATGTCTTTATATAACCCAGTTGTTTGGCAAGATGGTATGTTCATGAAGCCTCAACATTTCCAACAACTAGACCGGTCTCAAAGTAAGTTATCTAACATGCTTAGCTCTAATAGTTCTCCATTACATTGGGGAGTGAAAAAAATTGAGATTAATACTGAGCTATTGGCATTAGGAAAAATCGGAATCACACGAGCAGAAGGTATATTACAAGACCGCACGCCATTTGATTTACCGCTTCTTGCTGAGCTTCCAGAAGTAAGAGATGTTGACCCATCTATTGCGGATAAAGTGGTGTACTTATGTTGCCCACTACCATCAGAGCGTTCGGAACTCTTTGGAGGTAATGGTGACGGTGCTCGTTATAACATGGAGACCCAAGAAGCCGTCGATGCATGTTATGAATCAGAAGATATGGCAAGTATTGTGGTGGGTAAACTTAACTTCTTCTTAATGTACGACCACGAAGATAAGAGTGCTTATACCTCGATACCCATTTTGAAAATTTCCGAAGTGAAGCCCGACGGAAGCATCATTTTGGATGAGAAGTATATCCCTACGTGTATTGATATTCATGCTTCTACCGTTTTAAGCAAGTTCGCGACTGAATTCGCGTCAATGCTCAAACATAGAGCAGAATCTATAGTTCAGCGTTTGGGTGTGGTTGACCAACAGGGCGTATCATCTGTTGCTGACTTTATGTTGTTACAAGCCTTAAATCGCTACGAACCGTTGTTCTGGCATTTTGCAAGTGTAGAGGGTGTTCATCCAGAGTCGTTTTATCGAATCCTATTACAAGCTGAAGGTGAATTATCTACATTGTGTTCTGCATCTCGCAGACCGCAAGAGTTCACCAAATATAACCACAGCCAACTTACTGATTGTTTATCTCGTACACTTGATAGCGCGAAAATGACACTAAGTGTGATGTCAGAGCAACGCGCAATACCTCTAACATTGAGAGAGCAAAGCTACGGAATTCGAACTGCAGCAATTCCAGACAGTAAAATTGTCGAATCTACGACGTTTATTCTTGCTGTTAAAGCAGACGTACCGCTTGATATTTTGCATACACAGTTTGTGAGTCAAACTAAGATTGGTTCGATCGACAATATTCGCGATCTAATCAACTTACAATTGCCGGGCATTGAAATGAAACCAATGCCAGTGGTACCTAGAGCGTTGCCTTACCATGCTGGTTATACCTATTTTGAGCTCGATAAAGCGAGTGACGAATGGAATGCATTGAATAACACCGCTGCCATCGCTGTCCATATTGCAGGTGACTTCGCGAACTTATCACTACAGCTTTGGGCTGTACGCCTATGA
- the icmH gene encoding type IVB secretion system protein IcmH/DotU produces the protein MSYAENDVTVVLFQPEPGKPMEVMPAPDLSRNIAVRDLNVESMGVNPLVDQFTWLIASLSCMSSIPWLDDPGPFREQVAREIRKGERKLNEMELDRASILVIRYCLCAAIDESVCRQEWGANSHWSTNSLLSEFHNETSGGDKFFTILERLKADPRKYRHVIEFLYLLLQLGFQGKYGREERGNEKLSEIGNTIYRLVRDERLAEQEKVTLVNLKAKYLKKPLKRVISPKLILGVSTVIFGVMYAATYLVIDLKFQQLLDVYQ, from the coding sequence ATGAGTTACGCCGAAAACGATGTCACCGTAGTACTATTTCAACCAGAGCCTGGCAAGCCAATGGAGGTTATGCCTGCACCTGATTTATCTAGAAATATTGCGGTAAGAGACCTAAATGTTGAGAGTATGGGTGTTAACCCTTTGGTCGATCAGTTTACTTGGTTAATCGCCAGTCTCTCATGCATGTCTTCGATTCCTTGGTTGGACGACCCTGGCCCTTTTAGAGAACAAGTTGCACGAGAAATTCGGAAAGGTGAACGAAAGCTCAATGAAATGGAGTTGGATCGAGCATCAATATTGGTCATACGCTATTGCTTATGTGCTGCGATAGACGAATCTGTATGTCGACAAGAGTGGGGGGCGAACAGTCATTGGAGTACGAATAGTTTGTTGTCTGAGTTTCACAATGAAACATCGGGTGGCGACAAGTTCTTCACCATCTTAGAGCGCTTAAAAGCTGACCCTAGAAAATATAGACACGTAATAGAATTCCTCTATTTATTGCTGCAGCTAGGGTTCCAAGGCAAGTATGGTCGAGAAGAGCGTGGCAACGAAAAGCTTTCAGAGATAGGAAATACTATCTATCGCTTAGTTAGAGACGAGCGTTTAGCTGAACAGGAAAAAGTAACGTTAGTTAACTTAAAGGCGAAGTACTTAAAAAAACCGCTCAAACGGGTTATTTCCCCTAAGTTAATTCTTGGTGTCAGTACTGTCATCTTTGGCGTTATGTATGCCGCGACTTACTTGGTTATTGACCTAAAATTTCAGCAGCTTCTGGATGTGTATCAGTAG
- a CDS encoding PAAR-like domain-containing protein produces MGVTVCANGLSVVHKGSGGEANATLPDVCLTTVGKPVVPIPYGNNAKSADLAGGTTTVSMDGGNSIAIKGSKFSASTGDAGGDKKGVASGTIEAEAEFISASPTVKFEGIGVCRLSDQMTMNKANTMCLGGAQNPSVSVTEDQEGTYTVDLFLSYSDGEPVQGATYKLIDQTGASFEGTLDNAGKASVSGVAPGEFNIDYGEDSREFMPNIPTKTNPNFNPNANAQLIIEEAKRGEVGFWENSWKRMSGAASWIWGVILGDFNDDASVEQIIANTALTMIPVVDQAADVRDLSANIMTLLSEEERDKPENWLALSLTLIGCVPTFGSAVKGTCKVALKGGKGTSKDTLLAVLRGMGKGDPEKFLRTLDWVDYAKQASNIVSDVLKPCIEVASELASYANRMGADELAEYFLKLADEVKIIDKMVPDKLKEAMGEFDQLFARILGKSERAYPAKVKHDTGKSAQSGRSNDNTNEKKDKKEFVCPVCKKKPEKCDAY; encoded by the coding sequence ATGGGCGTAACAGTTTGTGCTAATGGACTCAGTGTAGTTCATAAAGGCTCAGGAGGAGAAGCGAACGCAACACTTCCTGATGTTTGTTTAACAACAGTCGGCAAACCTGTTGTTCCTATCCCTTATGGTAACAATGCAAAATCCGCCGATTTAGCGGGAGGCACTACGACCGTCTCTATGGATGGCGGTAACAGCATTGCTATTAAAGGCAGTAAATTCAGTGCCAGTACTGGCGATGCCGGTGGTGATAAAAAGGGCGTAGCCTCAGGCACTATTGAAGCTGAGGCCGAATTCATATCAGCTTCTCCTACCGTAAAGTTCGAAGGCATCGGTGTATGCCGCCTTTCTGACCAAATGACCATGAATAAAGCCAACACCATGTGTTTAGGCGGCGCTCAAAACCCTTCGGTTTCTGTAACTGAAGATCAAGAAGGGACGTATACGGTTGATCTGTTTCTTTCTTATTCTGATGGGGAGCCTGTCCAAGGGGCTACATATAAACTGATTGATCAAACCGGCGCTTCCTTTGAAGGTACATTAGATAATGCAGGCAAAGCTTCGGTGAGTGGTGTTGCACCTGGTGAATTTAACATTGACTATGGTGAAGATAGTCGCGAATTCATGCCAAACATCCCAACCAAAACCAACCCTAATTTCAACCCAAATGCGAATGCTCAATTAATTATTGAAGAAGCAAAGCGAGGCGAGGTTGGTTTCTGGGAAAACTCTTGGAAGAGAATGTCTGGCGCTGCCAGCTGGATCTGGGGAGTAATTTTAGGTGACTTTAATGATGACGCATCGGTAGAGCAAATCATTGCCAACACAGCGCTAACAATGATTCCCGTCGTGGACCAAGCAGCAGACGTACGAGACCTTTCAGCAAATATCATGACACTATTAAGTGAAGAAGAGCGAGATAAGCCAGAAAATTGGTTGGCACTCTCTTTGACTTTGATTGGCTGTGTCCCAACGTTTGGCAGTGCAGTTAAAGGTACATGTAAAGTCGCTTTGAAAGGTGGTAAGGGTACATCGAAAGACACTTTACTCGCGGTACTTCGTGGTATGGGTAAAGGTGACCCAGAAAAGTTCTTACGTACATTAGATTGGGTTGATTACGCCAAGCAGGCGAGCAATATTGTATCGGATGTTCTAAAACCTTGTATCGAAGTGGCGAGTGAACTTGCTTCTTACGCCAATCGCATGGGAGCTGATGAACTAGCAGAATACTTCTTAAAGTTAGCCGATGAAGTGAAAATCATCGATAAAATGGTGCCGGATAAACTAAAAGAAGCGATGGGTGAGTTTGACCAGTTATTCGCTCGAATTTTGGGTAAAAGTGAGAGAGCATACCCCGCAAAAGTGAAACATGACACTGGTAAATCTGCTCAGTCAGGGAGGAGTAACGATAACACCAATGAGAAAAAGGATAAAAAAGAGTTTGTTTGTCCTGTTTGCAAGAAGAAACCAGAGAAATGTGACGCTTATTGA